The nucleotide sequence TAAGAAGTAGTTTATATTGGCTTAAGAATTAACTATTGAAATGTTTAATGAATATTACTTACTTTTATTTCAGCTTTGAAGCATGGCTTCCCTTAAAATATTGGGTTCGCTTCTTCTTACAATCTTTGTGATTGGAAAATGTTCCGCTATGTCTGGTGACATTTCTAACTTCCTCGAGGGAGTTGTGAATGCACATGCATTTTCGACTGAACAGAAACTGGAAATTCAGAATTTAAAGAACAGCAAAAATGGACGTGGTAAATAACTGTAATTAGCTTTGGTCTTAGTGTCTGCTTTCCAtaccttcaccattcaatcatcttAGCTGTACAGATGTGATGTCTGAATTGTCTGTGTTGATAACAAATATTTCTGATTTTCCATTGGAAGTAAaattgggtgtaattgggccaTATCTTGACTTTATATCAAGATACTCAGTATAAAGTGCAGTGATAGCCTCCAACAGGGAAATGGTGTGATCTTCCGagattttcactcacaacagtctctagagtttacagagaatggtgtgaaaaacagaagTCATCTAATGAGCGGTGGTTCTGTGGGTGATaacaccttgttgatgagagaggtcagaggagaatggccaggctgacaGGAAAACAGCAGCAGCTCGAATAACCACACAGTgcaagtggtgtgcagaagagcatctcagcaTATATAACATGTTGTACCTTAAAGTGGATGTATTACAGCAGCAGAAGCATGAACATATacccagtggtcactttattatgtGCAGGAGATACCTactaaagtagccactgagtgtatatcatgTTGACATTCCAGAAATGCCCAAGATAATTTTATTCTTTATTATGTTGGCACAGTACTAATATTCAACCATTTGATTTGGTTCTGTCTGAACTTGATACAAAAGGATAtttctccaaatcattgaccTTTCTTATTTTTGTTAATAAACCAGCATATACGTTTACACTACTTTTGACCAATGAAGAGGGAAATTGCTCCAAGAACTAAGAAGTAGTTTTGATTAGCACAATTGTAAAATGCAATCAAGCACCATATTTATTGGTGCCTTGCACTTGGATGCAAGagttggggaggaatttctttagctagaggatggtgaatctgtggaatttgttaccacagtcaACTGTAGAGCTCAAGTAATTTGGTATATTTtaagcagaatttgttaagttcttgattagtaaaaggGCATcacaggttattgggagaaggcaggagaatggggttgagagggatagtaaatcagccataatggaatggtggaacagactcgatgggctgagttcTATAATCCTTCCcctgtgtcttatagtctaaCCTTTGGGGACATAAAGCAGATGTACAGCTTTTGTTACTTTAAATATGTAAGCAAAGCATATTGAAAATACTCTGCAAGTCAGAAAGTATCTTTGCAGAAAGAAAATGAGTTAATACTCGGGAATTTCCCAGCATTTCAATCTTTATTTTGTAACTCGCTCTTTCCATTTCTCTTGCTTCATTTTATTGTTCCAGATATCCCGCACAACCTGTTGACCAGTCTCAGCACTGTCTGGCTGCTTTGCAAGTTTCCAATGTCTGTAGTATTTTGCTCACGTTTGATTGGTTTGTATTACACAGATCCACCTGTGTGTAAAAAGGTATAACTCTGTGCAATCTCATTGATTTAACAGTGCGACTTCAGCAAGACTGCAGGCCATTGAGCCGTTTCGTGAATCAGCCCAGTGGAATCTATGCCATTAAGCCCAAGAACAGTTCACCCCTGTTGGTCTACTGCGATATGGAAACTGAAAACGGTGGATGGATTCTGGTGCAAAGGGTGGTGAAAGGCGGTACCATATCCTTCCAGAAAACATGGTCAGAatatgaaaaaacttttggtgatATAAACAGCAACTACTGGCTTGGAAATTCATACGTCCATAACATCACACAGCAAGAGCGCTATGAGGTTAAATTTGTCATTGAACATGGTAAAAACGCTGTGAATATTAAATTTGACAGTTTTAATGTTGAAGGgtcagaaaataattacaaattaaGGCTGGGGGCTCCCGTCAATATCCACAATGTTTCTGATTATCATAGGGAATTGCTTCAAAATGATAACATGATGTTTTCTACTCAAGATAAGGACAATGACGGAAATCTTGACGGTAATTGTGCAGTGAGTTATGGAGGGGGGTGGTGGTTTAACAATTGTACATCTGTCATAGTCAACAGCCAGCTTATTAGATGGGAATCTATTTGCAGTGACTGTGATTCTGTCTCCATTTTAATTAGACCTACTACTCAAAACTGTGTAACAAACCTAAAAACTCCTAAATAGGTAACACTGAATAATAGAGAAATTGTGATAAGATCATGATTTGCAGTTGTCTGTAATAACCTTGCACTCTGTAGAATAGTAATAAATCTCTCAAAGCCATAAAAACACCTTGTTTTTGtttgaatgaattgaattgaattgactattttttacatccttcacatacatgaggagtgaaaatctttacATTAAGTCTTCGTCTAAATGCGCAATGTgtagtttatagtaatttataataaatagtatctgcaacaggacagtcaatataacatagaaacacaattgtatcagtgtgaattaatcagtctgacggcctggtggaagaagctgttccggagcctgttggtcctggcttttatgctgcggtaccgtttcctggatagtagcagctggaacagtttgtggtcggggtgactcgggtccccaatgatccttcgggacTTTATTTACTCATTTGTCTCTCTAAgtttcctgaatagtgggaatggCTGAAATGAAATTGCACATTATGTTTCTTATCTTTAAGTTGCTCTTTATctctgagcagaattaggccatccagacCATCAATTTGGCTCTGctatttgatcatgactgatttattttc is from Hypanus sabinus isolate sHypSab1 chromosome 5, sHypSab1.hap1, whole genome shotgun sequence and encodes:
- the LOC132394772 gene encoding fibrinogen-like protein 1-like protein encodes the protein MASLKILGSLLLTIFVIGKCSAMSGDISNFLEGVVNAHAFSTEQKLEIQNLKNSKNGRVRLQQDCRPLSRFVNQPSGIYAIKPKNSSPLLVYCDMETENGGWILVQRVVKGGTISFQKTWSEYEKTFGDINSNYWLGNSYVHNITQQERYEVKFVIEHGKNAVNIKFDSFNVEGSENNYKLRLGAPVNIHNVSDYHRELLQNDNMMFSTQDKDNDGNLDGNCAVSYGGGWWFNNCTSVIVNSQLIRWESICSDCDSVSILIRPTTQNCVTNLKTPK